Within the Bombus vancouverensis nearcticus chromosome 10, iyBomVanc1_principal, whole genome shotgun sequence genome, the region ataatgttaatatttatgaatatcggCCATATGTGTGGGGTAATGTGGCCACAACATATTATAGCGTGAAAGGTGAAATACACACGACTTTGTGGAGGCAACCATCTGTTACGCAAGTCCTTAACTTATTCGAAGAAGATATTGTAAACAATACTATAAAAGAATACCCTGTGGATAGATCTCTgaaggtggtttacattgactttcatcaaatattaaaaaatgtattgaaCTTTATTGAACTTTAATTTAAACcatttgtttttttaaattttatactttataggATAGTGAATTATATAGAGCAAATAATATATACGATCCAGCATTTTATTTAccgttattatattttttactatcaGAAAATAATGTTGTATCATGTCATAAAGTTGCTCAAAGTGGTGCACTAGCATTAACATTTGCTGCATGTAGCAGCAAGCATTCTGACGTTCGAATGATAGCTTATACTATTATTACAAGATATTATACTCATTTGGAAGCTTCTaggtatattttataaaaaaataataatttaattatatatattgtcaTATGTGAtggtgtaatatatatatataaattttttcctaTTTATAGCTCCAAAACAAAGTTATTATGGATGCGATTAATAGATGCATTGCGTTACGGTATTATATCACAGCAATTAGAACtgaataatatacgtataaactGTTTAGTTTCCACGTTTTTAGCAAGAACGTCTTTGATCGCTACACAACCATTGCACCCCCTTTATTCAGTCTTACAAATATTTCTGGTAGCTAAACCAGCATTAGATATAAACACAATACCCGAGTTGTTACAGCTTTTGCACAGTTCTGATGTGGAATATAAAGCACACAGATGTTGGATTTTGGAGAATATTCGTGATAGTATGAAAACAGAGGTTGAATTGGACATAGCCTTTAAATGTGTTTTGTTTAAAATGCTCCTAGActtttatatttctaatttatcaGACTCAAATACGAAGGTATGATTTAAAAACATTGAATCActaatttctttctttaaactgatctaatgtatttttatttcagaaacTTATATTAGAAATCATTGATGCTACATTAAAAATAACGAAAGCTTCTATACTTTTTATAGAATGTTATGGAATACTTCCCTGGTTATTAGAAGTTGCAAGGAGTTTGCCTAAACGCGAAATACAACATTTCGAGCTCGTAGTGAAAATGACGGACAAACTTCTAAATACCGTATTGAATATGAAAGGGGACATTGTTCACTACAAATTAATGGTTTTAAGTATTGCATTATCTTTGAAATCACATTTAACTAAAGATATCAGGATTGAGATTTTTACATTATATATCaacattttgcaaaaattacTACTCTCGAAGCATATGAAAATAATTGTTACTAAAGAACAGATATTAGAAATTCTTGAATTTTCGACAAAAATATTAGATAATACAGGGGAATGCGACGATATGTTACGTTTCGGTTGTGAATACGTAACCAAAATAGATTGTTTAGAAGATGACGATGAAGTTCAGATAGCGAGAAATAGTTTGAGAACATTAGTGTGGACATGGTGTATCCATGAAacaaattgatttttaatttttgtatactctataaatactataattatattataattgtattaataataaGGAATTTTTCAGTATATCTTTATGGTATATCTATCTAGTATATTTCAAATTTGTTCTATATTGTAGCAAGTATCAACAATAATGTTTTGGATAAAATGTATGTACAAAAACGTCTGCATCGGGATCTCTATATTTTCCTATATGATGTCTCAGTACTATTATAACACAATTAGTGTTTAATTCCTCGGAATCCGCCGTACCATTGTAGAATTCCTTCATTCGAGGTAGAATAAAAtgatttgtttgtaaatctctACGCGACAACTCTACCGCTATGGATGTCGCGCCAGTATTTAATTCCTCCATTGCTCGCCTCGCTTTTGCATGACTTAAGACGAGATGGGCGACATTGTTTTGATCCGTTCTACTCAAAAAACCAGATTTCCTTGAATGCGTCGTTCGAGAATAGTTCTCGACGCTATCCTCTGGGCCTGTAGCGAATCTGTCGGATGCGTGCCCTCTTGGATGACCAAGTGCTCTACAATCGTGACACAAAACATTTTGCGACCTGTCGAGAATAATACCCGCTGCTCTAGGTGATGTACCGATATATCGAGCACCGCCGATCATTAGCTGTTTTGCATTATTATTCGAAGATAAAAATTTATCGATTTGATCGATTAAACGTTTGGaattatttgttaaaaaatcaatAGTATTGTTTCTTAAATCGTCAGTGCTTTCTCCACTTTGAGCAGCTATTACTGCAAATAGACACGCGTTTAAATCCAGCTCGACATTAATAGGATCTATATTATTTAATAGCGTCCAATGTCCTGTTAAATTTGACTGTTTGTGATATTCTACGTCGATGAAATCCTTGGTCGATCTTTGATTCGTTGGATCATCTATCGTTTCACATAAGCTATCTTTCGATCTCCATATTCGAATAGATTTCCCTGTTATAGTACTTAGCGCGTATACGTGAAGCAAATTACCCGGCCCGTAATTTTTTAGATCATTAACAATGTATTTAGCTAATTTGATTTTGCATAATTGTTTGTTTTTTATGTTCTGGTATTTATCGTTCGATCTTTTGCGATTTTCGCGCATTTTTCTGTCCCGCTGTATTTGATTTTGTGAATCATCGTTATCCGAAAAACTTTTGATTTTCCTAATATTAGGCATTACGTTTTGTTTCTACTATCGTTATGctcttttaaatttttaatgcaTTTTGCTTGCTTTTTACGTGTACATCCATCCCTTTTCTTATTTCACTgtattatctttattttataaGTTGGCACGAGTAATTTACATTTTCTAATGAAACAACGATTA harbors:
- the LOC117158327 gene encoding uncharacterized protein LOC117158327, producing MPNIRKIKSFSDNDDSQNQIQRDRKMRENRKRSNDKYQNIKNKQLCKIKLAKYIVNDLKNYGPGNLLHVYALSTITGKSIRIWRSKDSLCETIDDPTNQRSTKDFIDVEYHKQSNLTGHWTLLNNIDPINVELDLNACLFAVIAAQSGESTDDLRNNTIDFLTNNSKRLIDQIDKFLSSNNNAKQLMIGGARYIGTSPRAAGIILDRSQNVLCHDCRALGHPRGHASDRFATGPEDSVENYSRTTHSRKSGFLSRTDQNNVAHLVLSHAKARRAMEELNTGATSIAVELSRRDLQTNHFILPRMKEFYNGTADSEELNTNCVIIVLRHHIGKYRDPDADVFVHTFYPKHYC